The proteins below come from a single Brienomyrus brachyistius isolate T26 unplaced genomic scaffold, BBRACH_0.4 scaffold63, whole genome shotgun sequence genomic window:
- the LOC125725256 gene encoding uncharacterized protein LOC125725256, whose protein sequence is MASTFAYRRQEVVNQEPAIKDFKDRWPALFCPKEINAEFQRLMAVPLEEKFMAQLDLHSSQLIRVVRSKGGTTRQKTAHIIETLDQTEDIHLRRESVLKALIIFLGEDPDDLIKEYFDSTADNAQKDLEQLTMGVFVIRKEGEGPQEPAEKIGIVIEGVEVLNELNSVASACALLLGLIYELNLAYPKCLHFTFEVLQKIIMELDKHKMSPKVQNLFCRLKSSE, encoded by the exons ATGGCTTCTACATTTGCCTACCGACGACAGGAGGTAGTCAACCAAGAACCCGCCATAAAGGACTTCAAGGATAGATGGCCTGCATTGTTCTGTCCAAAAGAG ATTAATGCAGAGTTCCAGAGGCTCATGGCAGTCCCTCTTGAAGAAAAATTCATGGCCCAGTTAGACCTGCACTCAAGTCAGCTCATCAGAGTCGTCCGTTCTAAAGGAGGAACAACCCGGCAAAAGACTGCTCACATTATTGAAACTTTGGACCAG ACAGAGGACATTCATCTTCGGAGGGAATCGGTTCTGAAAGCACTCATCATCTTTCTGGGGGAAGATCCAGATGATCTGATCAAGGAATATTTT GACTCGACTGCAGATAATGCACAGAAGGACCTGGAGCAGCTCACCATGGGAGTGTTTGTGATACGAAAGGAAGGGGAAGGACCACAGGAGCCAGCTGAAAAGATAGGCATCGTCATTGAGGGAGTGGAGGTCTTGAATGAACTTAATTCAGTTGCTTCTGCTTGTGCCCTGCTTCTGGGTTTGATATATGAACTCAATCTGGCTTATCCAAAATGTCTCCATTTCACTTTTGAAGTGCTTCAGAAAATTATCATGGAGCTTGACAAGCACAAGATGTCCCCCAAAGTTCAGAACCTCTTTTGCAGGCTTAAAAGCTCAGAGTGA